The sequence CACGGTACTTGCATCCTTATTTTTTCTAGTTCCCTGTACATTTTTAAGTAAGGAATGCTCCTGGCTAGCCTTATTGGCTATTCTACTTATGATTATTTATGCCTATGCAAAACGTTTTACCTATTTGTGTCATTGGATCTTAGGTCTTATTTATTACCTTGCGATTCTTATGAATTTCTATGCTTTATCTTCAAAACCTCTCTCTTTAAAAATGTTTATCATAGCCTCCCTATGGGGAATAACAGCTGCTATGATTATTGCTGCTAATGACATTATCTATGCGATTCAAGATTTCGAGTTTGATAGGAGAGAAAAGCTCTATAGTATTCCTGCATGTTTTGGGAAGGCAAAGGCTGTTCGTATTGCTTCAGTATGTTTACTGCTAAGTTTGCTATCTTATATAGCCATGGCCGTGCTGGCATCTTTTAGTAAATTAGGGCTTATACTGTCGCTATTACCTGTATTAGTTATTGGGAAGACCATCAAAATCTATTACGCATTGGATAAGAATCATGTTAATCTTGAGAGATGTTTTTTTAGGGGAAACATCTACCTTGCTTTATCCTTTTTTATCGTCATGGTAAGTTTATTAATTTCATAATAGATGGATACGAATGAAACGTTATATCGTAGGCATTTCAGGAGCTTCAGGAATAGTATTAGCCGTCAAACTCATACAAGAACTATCTAAAATGCAACATGATGTTGAGGTAATTCTTTCTACAGCAGCAATGAAAACGCTCTATTATGAATTAGATACCTCTTCTTTGCTGTCTTTAATCCCTGAAGAAAGTCATCGGTATATTCACCAACATAATATCAAGTCTATAGAAAGCAAATTGGCCTCTGGATCCTATCATGTCGATGGGACTGTTATCGTGCCATGTAGTATGGCTACAGTAGCAGCTATTTCAATCGGCTTAGGAGATAACCTTTTACGAAGAGTTGCAGATGTAGCCTTAAAGGAACGAAGGAAGCTGATCTTAGTTCCTAGAGAGAGTCCGTTACACTCCATCCATTTAGAAAACTTATTAAAATTATCGCAAAATGGAGCGATAATCTTACTGCCAATGCCCATGTGGTACTTCAAACCACAAACTATTGAAGATATTAATAACGATATCGTTGGAAAAATTCTCTCTTTGCTAGATATAGAGAGCAATTTAGAAAAGGTTTGGACCAATCCAGCTTAATTGGTACGTTTACCATTGATTACTTCATGAAGATTTTCAATAGCGATAAAAGCATAGGGATCTTCTCTGTGGACAATTTCTTTAAGTTGTGAAAGCTGTAAACGCTCTACAACAATAT is a genomic window of Chlamydia psittaci 6BC containing:
- a CDS encoding UbiA-like polyprenyltransferase; this encodes MFSFQIKYFQQLLNIKYAVFSAVFLAATTVFALTFPEIASGFSEKGFSTVLIGGCAFLCARTVGILVNQIIDRDIDKKNPRTTSRVLPAKKLSIHFVFLTTVLASLFFLVPCTFLSKECSWLALLAILLMIIYAYAKRFTYLCHWILGLIYYLAILMNFYALSSKPLSLKMFIIASLWGITAAMIIAANDIIYAIQDFEFDRREKLYSIPACFGKAKAVRIASVCLLLSLLSYIAMAVLASFSKLGLILSLLPVLVIGKTIKIYYALDKNHVNLERCFFRGNIYLALSFFIVMVSLLIS
- a CDS encoding flavin prenyltransferase UbiX, with the protein product MKRYIVGISGASGIVLAVKLIQELSKMQHDVEVILSTAAMKTLYYELDTSSLLSLIPEESHRYIHQHNIKSIESKLASGSYHVDGTVIVPCSMATVAAISIGLGDNLLRRVADVALKERRKLILVPRESPLHSIHLENLLKLSQNGAIILLPMPMWYFKPQTIEDINNDIVGKILSLLDIESNLEKVWTNPA